Proteins from a single region of Calypte anna isolate BGI_N300 chromosome 26, bCalAnn1_v1.p, whole genome shotgun sequence:
- the TFEB gene encoding transcription factor EB, which translates to MASRIGLRMELMKQQAQQEAERERVQQQMMMNYMQQQRMPVASSPAINTPVHYQSPPPVPGEVLKVQSYLENPTTYHLQKSRDKKVQAYLSETYGNKFAAHVSPASHSPKPPPAASPGVRPGHVVSSSAGNSAPNSPMAMLNIGSNPEREFDEVIDDIMRLDDVLGYMNPEVQMPNTLPMSSSHMNVYSGDPQVTASLVGVTSSSCPADLTQKRELTDAESRALAKERQKKDNHNLIERRRRFNINDRIKELGMLIPKANDLDVRWNKGTILKASVDYIKRMQKDLQRSRDLENHSRRLEMTNKQLLLRIQELEMQARVHGLPTSSPSGVNVAELAQQVVKQEAIGDEGTLEPLLPPPDPESQPVLPPPPQSPYHQLDFSHSLSFDDGSRGFPDSLEPGHSSSFPSLSKKELDLMLMQDTMLPLASDPLFSAMSPEASKASSRRSSFSIEDADML; encoded by the exons ATGGCGTCCCGCATCGGTCTGAGGATGGAGCTGATgaagcagcaggcacagcaggaggctgagagggAGCGTGTACAGCAGCAGATGATGATGAACTACATGCAGCAGCAACGGATGCCAGTGGCCTCCAGCCCAGCCATCAACACCCCCGTCCACTACCAGTCCCCACCACCCGTGCCTGGAGAGGTCCTCAAG gtCCAATCCTACTTGGAGAACCCCACCACCTACCACCTGCAGAAGTCACGGGATAAAAAAGTTCAGGCTTATCTCTCAGAAACTTATGGGAACAAATTTGCTGCCCACGTCAGCCCTGCCAGCCACTCACCCAAAccccccccagctgcctcccccgGGGTCCGACCCGGGCACGTTGTGTCCTCCTCAGCAGGGAACAGTGCTCCCAACAGCCCCATGGCCATGCTCAACATTGGCTCCAACCCTGAGAGGGAG TTCGATGAGGTCATCGATGACATCATGCGCCTGGATGATGTTTTGGGCTATATGAACCCTGAAGTCCAGATGCCCAACACA CTGCCCATGTCCAGCAGTCACATGAATGTCTATAGTGGGGACCCCCAGGTGACAGCCTCCCTCGTTGGtgtcaccagcagctcctgccccgCCGACCTCACCCAGAAGAGAGAGCTGACAG ATGCTGAGAGCCGAGCCCTGGCCAAGGAGCGCCAGAAGAAGGACAATCACAACCTGA TTGAGAGGAGGCGAAGGTTCAACATCAACGACCGCATCAaagagctggggatgctgatccCCAAGGCCAACGACCT aGACGTGCGTTGGAACAAAGGGACGATCCTGAAGGCATCTGTGGACTACATCAAGAGGATGCAGAAGGACTTGCAGAGGTCACGGGACCTGGAGAACCACTCCAGGCGTCTGGAGATGACAAATAAACAGCTGCTGCTCCGTATCCAG gagctggagatgcagGCACGTGTCCACGGGCtgcccacctcctccccctctggTGTCAACGTGGCCGAGCTGGCTCAGCAGGTGGTCAAGCAAGAAGCCATCGGGGACGAGGGGACACTGGAGCCACTGCTGCCACCCCCAGACCCCGAGTCACAGCCGGTgctgccaccacccccccaATCTCCTTACCACCAACTGGACTTCAGCCACAGCCTCAGCTTCGACGATGGCTCCCGGGGTTTCCCGGATAGCCTGGAGCCTGGGCAcagctcctccttcccatcGTTATCCAAGAAGGAGCTGGACTTGATGCTGATGCAGGACACCATGCTGCCCCTGGCCTCTGACCCCTTGTTCTCAGCCATGTCCCCAGAGGCCTCCAAGGCCAGCAGTCGGAGGAGCAGCTTCAGCATTGAGGATGCAGACATGCTGTga